The Desulfovibrio sp. JC022 genome window below encodes:
- a CDS encoding M99 family carboxypeptidase catalytic domain-containing protein, with the protein MRNYTFFEGTQYPLRVTWVFGDEPGPVIMVQGGIQGDELSGFFTAQLLTRCKVRKGSLIIVPRANEPSILRRTRQINVDLNRRFDKEYNSFYEDRLARAIRFLIGGAEGFIHLHEGSGFYSPKYVNSLRNPKRYGQSLIIDAAVYKDIQLAEMCKRTIKKLNGEIRNKSFWFTLFNTDTFAKATQYPEMLKSLTCYALHERGIPAMAVEVSKDIKDLGWKVRQQLRATVYLLREFGLELDVPEFSFPKSHKGQGFEVLINGKPLRGKSIDLVRGAPVSTSGKAVIDSGLEPAVAVFASDRPNLNLLTAPRMALSQFPALEVRIDGSRQSKARVRWKGSKPDLPEVSGPVFLCWLNGQPRFIGAGSTLQAVEGDQIILEGILGSSKEEILNLKGFVASVMINSGQDVGHEIIADPSNFMKKYMLEGPDGISRYRVVRETPGKKRTEFYLAIVPRTIKALELQDEEGKPDLVNWTSGKSLQLRPDSYALKDVWSNGERCKIQPFVDNIPISWGETFDVRPGKETILTMRHTTTFVPVGQMVLKGTDYLQTKLDQ; encoded by the coding sequence GTGCGGAACTATACCTTTTTCGAAGGCACGCAGTACCCGCTCAGGGTTACCTGGGTTTTCGGTGATGAACCGGGACCGGTGATTATGGTGCAGGGAGGCATTCAGGGTGATGAGCTTTCCGGTTTTTTTACCGCCCAGCTTTTGACCCGCTGCAAGGTGCGCAAGGGAAGCCTGATAATTGTTCCACGAGCTAATGAACCTTCGATTTTACGCCGTACCCGGCAGATAAATGTCGATTTGAATCGCCGTTTTGATAAGGAATACAACAGTTTTTACGAAGACCGCCTTGCTCGGGCGATACGGTTTCTCATCGGCGGGGCTGAAGGCTTTATCCATCTTCACGAAGGGAGTGGATTCTATAGTCCCAAATACGTGAACAGCCTGCGCAACCCCAAGCGTTACGGGCAGTCATTGATCATTGATGCCGCAGTGTACAAAGATATCCAGCTTGCTGAGATGTGTAAACGCACTATCAAGAAGCTTAACGGGGAGATACGTAATAAATCTTTCTGGTTTACCCTTTTTAATACCGATACCTTCGCTAAGGCGACCCAATATCCCGAAATGCTGAAATCTTTGACCTGTTATGCCCTGCATGAACGGGGAATCCCGGCTATGGCTGTGGAGGTCAGTAAGGATATTAAAGATCTCGGCTGGAAAGTTCGTCAGCAGTTGCGGGCTACGGTTTATCTGTTACGCGAATTCGGCCTTGAGCTGGATGTTCCTGAATTTTCATTTCCAAAATCTCACAAAGGTCAGGGGTTCGAAGTCCTGATTAACGGCAAGCCCCTGCGTGGGAAGTCCATTGATTTGGTCCGCGGTGCGCCTGTTTCCACCTCTGGCAAGGCTGTAATCGATTCCGGGCTTGAACCTGCTGTGGCTGTTTTTGCCAGCGACCGTCCCAACCTCAACCTGTTGACTGCTCCGCGTATGGCCCTGTCGCAATTTCCCGCTCTTGAAGTGCGTATTGACGGCAGCAGGCAGTCCAAAGCCAGAGTGCGCTGGAAGGGCAGCAAGCCCGACCTGCCGGAAGTTAGCGGCCCGGTCTTTCTTTGCTGGCTGAACGGGCAGCCCCGTTTTATCGGTGCAGGATCAACCTTGCAGGCAGTTGAAGGTGACCAGATTATTCTGGAAGGCATCCTTGGCAGCAGTAAAGAGGAGATTTTGAATCTCAAGGGATTTGTTGCCTCGGTAATGATCAACAGCGGTCAGGATGTGGGGCATGAGATTATCGCCGATCCTTCTAATTTTATGAAAAAGTACATGCTTGAAGGACCTGATGGAATCTCACGTTACCGGGTTGTACGGGAAACTCCCGGTAAAAAACGTACAGAATTTTATCTGGCCATTGTTCCCCGCACAATCAAAGCTCTTGAGTTGCAGGATGAGGAAGGCAAACCTGATCTGGTCAACTGGACTAGTGGAAAAAGCCTTCAGCTTAGACCTGACAGCTATGCTTTGAAAGATGTCTGGAGTAACGGAGAGCGTTGCAAAATCCAACCTTTTGTTGATAATATTCCTATTTCTTGGGGTGAGACTTTTGATGTGCGGCCTGGCAAGGAAACCATCTTGACCATGCGTCACACTACTACTTTTGTTCCTGTGGGACAGATGGTTTTAAAGGGAACGGATTATCTACAGACCAAGCTTGACCAGTAA
- a CDS encoding L,D-transpeptidase family protein, producing MMHLLRIFTAVFFLLSGFTSLCFAQGWEPVIDPTPLVPEYVVAVEKKSQTLHLLIHKSPLHADASFTCATGQVAGDKIVEGDLKTPEGVYFTTGKRTGLKDFTLYGEMAFPLDFPNPVDRIRGKTGYGIWIHGRGKELVPMDTKGCVALVNPDMDYLDKKIKPGTPVVIGEKVGWNNANDGQSDESAELEKLVRKWAADWESRDDSFFAAYSPELFGKSERRSFKAFENRKKRIFSRAGWIDIELYNLHALRGPDYWVTWFDQYYRSGKLSSSSSKRLYWQKVDGKWKIVGREYGPSIHSLKDKYLATKLAGVEGFLDTWKKSWLAADMDKYISLYDSRARQGRRRGSESIRKNKLSIWKERKPSSVEFGKITLREHPQGLVAAFRQEYSDSSGYSDKGFKKLVIRPEKNGWRIVDEQWRKL from the coding sequence ATGATGCATTTATTGAGAATTTTTACGGCAGTCTTTTTTCTGCTGTCAGGCTTTACATCCCTTTGTTTTGCTCAGGGGTGGGAACCTGTTATTGATCCGACTCCGTTGGTTCCTGAATATGTTGTCGCTGTGGAGAAAAAATCCCAGACTCTGCATCTTCTGATCCATAAAAGCCCTTTGCATGCCGATGCAAGCTTTACTTGTGCTACCGGACAGGTTGCGGGAGATAAGATTGTTGAAGGCGATCTCAAGACTCCTGAAGGCGTCTATTTCACCACCGGGAAAAGAACCGGCCTGAAAGACTTTACACTCTACGGGGAAATGGCGTTTCCTTTGGATTTTCCCAATCCTGTGGACCGTATCAGAGGTAAGACCGGGTATGGAATCTGGATTCATGGGCGTGGCAAAGAACTTGTACCCATGGATACTAAAGGGTGCGTGGCATTGGTCAATCCCGATATGGATTACCTTGATAAAAAGATAAAACCCGGAACCCCTGTAGTCATCGGGGAAAAAGTCGGCTGGAACAACGCAAATGACGGACAGTCCGACGAGTCCGCCGAGCTTGAAAAGCTGGTCCGCAAATGGGCTGCGGACTGGGAATCCCGTGATGATTCCTTTTTTGCTGCTTATTCCCCGGAGTTGTTTGGAAAGTCTGAGAGACGTTCCTTCAAGGCTTTTGAAAACAGGAAGAAAAGGATCTTTTCCCGTGCCGGATGGATTGACATAGAGTTGTACAATCTGCATGCCCTGCGCGGTCCTGATTACTGGGTAACCTGGTTTGATCAGTATTATCGTTCCGGTAAACTGTCCTCATCCTCTTCCAAAAGGCTCTACTGGCAGAAGGTGGATGGAAAGTGGAAAATTGTAGGTCGTGAATACGGGCCTTCGATTCATTCACTTAAAGATAAATATCTCGCTACCAAGCTGGCGGGCGTGGAAGGTTTTCTCGATACATGGAAGAAAAGCTGGCTTGCAGCTGATATGGATAAATATATTTCCCTGTATGATTCCCGTGCCCGGCAAGGACGCCGGAGGGGATCTGAGTCCATCAGGAAAAACAAGCTTTCCATTTGGAAAGAGCGCAAACCTTCATCTGTTGAGTTCGGCAAAATCACCCTGCGGGAGCATCCGCAAGGATTGGTGGCGGCTTTCAGGCAGGAGTATTCTGATTCTTCCGGCTACAGTGACAAGGGATTTAAAAAACTGGTTATCCGTCCGGAAAAGAACGGCTGGCGGATTGTTGACGAACAATGGAGAAAGCTCTGA
- the purB gene encoding adenylosuccinate lyase → MIERYTRPAMGELWTLENRFRVWLEVEVAVCEAWHKLGRIPAEDMEIIREKADFELDRILEIEEKTKHDVIAFLTAVEEKVGPSSRFIHLGCTSSDIVDTANGVMLSRAGKMILDDLDEFLEALKEMAHANMGRMCMGRTHGIHAEPTSFGLKMAGFYAEFSRHRERIADALKSVSVGKISGAVGTYALLDPEVERITCELLGIGVDPISTQIVQRDRHADFFTALGMLGGGIERLGVELRHLQRTEVLEVEEGFSKGQKGSSAMPHKKNPISAENLCGLSRLLRTNGLVTMENMPLWHERDISHSSVERVIMPDSTILADYILARMTGVIKRLKINGDNMDRNLMASYGLFYSQRVLIALVETGLERQKAYEMVQKVAMHCWENKVSFPDEVRKDETINSHLDSGALDEAFDMDYYTRYEEMIFKRVFGE, encoded by the coding sequence ATGATTGAAAGATATACCCGTCCCGCAATGGGTGAACTGTGGACTCTGGAGAACCGCTTCAGAGTGTGGCTTGAAGTTGAAGTCGCTGTCTGTGAAGCATGGCATAAGCTTGGTCGCATCCCGGCTGAAGACATGGAGATCATCCGTGAAAAAGCGGATTTCGAATTGGACCGTATCCTCGAAATTGAGGAAAAGACCAAACATGACGTCATCGCTTTCCTGACCGCCGTGGAAGAGAAAGTCGGTCCTTCTTCCCGCTTCATCCACCTTGGCTGCACTTCTTCAGATATTGTCGACACCGCTAACGGCGTAATGCTCAGCCGTGCCGGGAAGATGATTCTGGACGATCTTGATGAATTTCTTGAAGCCCTTAAAGAAATGGCTCACGCCAACATGGGCCGCATGTGCATGGGCCGTACTCACGGTATTCACGCTGAACCTACCAGCTTCGGTTTGAAAATGGCCGGTTTCTACGCCGAGTTCTCCCGCCATCGTGAGCGTATCGCCGATGCCTTGAAGAGCGTCAGCGTGGGTAAAATTTCCGGTGCGGTAGGAACTTACGCCCTGCTGGATCCCGAAGTAGAGCGCATTACCTGTGAGCTTCTCGGAATCGGTGTGGACCCCATCTCCACCCAGATCGTACAGCGTGACCGCCATGCGGACTTTTTCACAGCACTGGGCATGCTTGGCGGCGGAATTGAACGTCTGGGCGTTGAACTGAGACATCTTCAGCGTACCGAGGTTCTTGAAGTTGAAGAAGGTTTTAGTAAAGGTCAGAAAGGTTCTTCCGCTATGCCGCACAAGAAGAATCCCATTTCCGCAGAAAACCTCTGCGGACTTTCCCGTCTGCTGCGTACCAACGGGCTTGTTACTATGGAGAACATGCCTCTCTGGCACGAGCGTGACATCAGTCACTCTTCCGTGGAAAGGGTCATTATGCCTGACTCCACCATCCTTGCCGACTACATTCTCGCCCGCATGACCGGAGTTATCAAAAGGCTGAAGATCAACGGCGACAACATGGATCGCAATCTCATGGCCTCCTACGGTCTTTTCTATTCTCAGCGGGTGCTTATTGCTCTTGTTGAAACCGGGCTTGAGCGTCAGAAAGCTTATGAGATGGTTCAGAAAGTGGCCATGCATTGCTGGGAAAACAAGGTTTCCTTTCCTGATGAAGTCCGCAAGGATGAAACCATCAATTCCCATCTTGACAGCGGTGCTTTGGATGAAGCTTTTGATATGGACTATTACACCCGTTATGAAGAGATGATTTTCAAAAGAGTGTTCGGTGAATAG
- a CDS encoding FmdB family zinc ribbon protein: protein MPIYEYQCHECQQIFEEWQTSFKDKELECPVCGGLATKVLSNSSFVLKGGGWYSSGYCKTDSAAGKTGNSSPAGSGTSASTSSDSSAKSSGSASS from the coding sequence ATGCCGATTTATGAATACCAATGTCATGAATGTCAGCAGATATTTGAAGAATGGCAGACAAGTTTTAAAGACAAGGAACTGGAGTGTCCGGTCTGCGGTGGCTTAGCCACTAAGGTTCTGTCTAATTCCAGCTTTGTACTGAAAGGCGGAGGCTGGTATTCTTCAGGGTACTGTAAAACCGACTCGGCGGCCGGGAAAACCGGTAACTCTAGTCCGGCGGGAAGCGGTACCAGTGCATCCACTTCATCGGATTCTTCCGCAAAGAGTTCCGGCAGCGCATCAAGTTAG
- a CDS encoding C40 family peptidase, with product MSKWGAKSNKIFWRVIFCCLVILISGCGKKIIGVPGSGGGGPVVHHSLRYSVVNSARTQIGKPYKWGGASPGEGFDCSGLVWWVYRRHGINIPRVSWQQKNAGKAVRRSEIQAGDIVLFKIPGQGKSLHTGIYSGNGYSFIHSPKSGHTVREESMEKNYWRKYYIGARRVIK from the coding sequence ATGAGCAAATGGGGAGCTAAGAGTAATAAAATTTTCTGGCGGGTGATTTTTTGCTGTCTGGTCATTTTGATTTCCGGGTGCGGCAAGAAGATTATCGGAGTGCCCGGATCAGGCGGTGGCGGTCCGGTTGTGCATCATTCTTTAAGATATTCTGTGGTCAATAGTGCCCGGACTCAGATTGGCAAGCCGTATAAATGGGGAGGGGCGTCGCCCGGTGAAGGGTTTGATTGTTCCGGTCTGGTCTGGTGGGTTTACCGGCGACACGGAATAAATATCCCGCGGGTCTCCTGGCAGCAGAAGAATGCGGGCAAAGCGGTACGTAGAAGTGAGATTCAGGCCGGAGATATCGTGCTTTTTAAAATTCCGGGGCAGGGCAAAAGCCTGCATACCGGAATATATTCCGGGAACGGCTATTCTTTCATTCATAGCCCCAAAAGCGGGCATACGGTACGAGAAGAGTCCATGGAGAAGAATTATTGGCGCAAATATTACATCGGCGCGCGCAGGGTCATAAAATAA
- a CDS encoding NADH-quinone oxidoreductase subunit L — translation MLPMMLVLAILLPLVAAVGCYFLRVSAIRSLIVLCTGVVLAAVSLALLGQGTFTYSPGTIVGISWDSLITLADFALLFVMLYYAFKLKNQMIKIFVILQIIPLAVFEMFFVDHAVETPAIFADSLSLIMVAVISVIGSLICFFAIPYMKEHEEHLHLVKSRQPQFFFFLVLFLGAMNGLVLSNNILWLYFFFEVTTFCSFMLIGHDQTQIAVKNATRALMLNALGGVAFVFGMIWAYAETGSLDLQVIIQAGPMGGLMLAPLGLLCLAGFTKAAQVPFQSWLLGAMVAPTPVSALLHSSTMVKAGVYIVLRLAPAYAGTFLSQGIALCGAFTFLACAAIAISQSNGKKILAYSTISNLGLIICCAGLNTSWAITAAIILIIFHAASKALLFLCVGTIEHGIGSRDIEDMHGLYLKMPRTAVITIVGVMTMLLPPFGVLLGKWMAIESASGDMFVITMLALGSALSLVFWARWAGILLTAPLRDKVPAESQSALTRLTLTALAGIAVVLSFFSPVIYTKLIEPMVGKSFEITAGVFTSPMGVFAVYPIFIILAAAFIYSWIETKKSASDKTSQTYMCGANVPEAGVQSFIGPMNGPVELKASNYYMKEFFGEEKLTLWVNFVALALIVLMLGGAL, via the coding sequence ATGTTGCCCATGATGTTAGTTCTGGCCATCTTGTTGCCCTTGGTGGCTGCTGTCGGCTGCTACTTTTTGCGTGTCAGCGCGATCAGGTCTCTGATCGTTCTCTGCACAGGAGTAGTTCTTGCCGCGGTCTCCCTTGCTCTTCTCGGACAAGGGACTTTTACCTATTCTCCAGGTACAATTGTTGGAATCAGCTGGGATTCCCTTATAACCCTGGCGGATTTTGCCCTGCTTTTCGTAATGCTCTATTACGCTTTCAAACTCAAAAATCAGATGATCAAGATCTTCGTGATCTTACAGATTATCCCGCTTGCTGTGTTTGAAATGTTCTTCGTCGACCATGCGGTTGAGACTCCTGCTATCTTTGCAGACAGTCTTTCCCTGATTATGGTTGCCGTCATCTCCGTCATCGGATCGCTGATCTGTTTCTTCGCGATTCCGTACATGAAGGAGCATGAGGAGCATCTGCACTTGGTAAAATCCCGCCAGCCGCAATTCTTCTTCTTTCTCGTTCTGTTCCTCGGAGCAATGAACGGGCTGGTCCTTTCCAACAACATTCTCTGGCTCTACTTCTTCTTTGAAGTGACCACCTTCTGCTCTTTCATGCTCATCGGGCATGACCAGACCCAGATTGCGGTCAAGAATGCCACCCGCGCCCTGATGCTTAACGCACTTGGCGGTGTTGCTTTCGTCTTCGGTATGATCTGGGCCTACGCTGAAACCGGTTCCCTTGACCTTCAGGTCATCATTCAGGCCGGTCCCATGGGCGGCCTTATGCTTGCTCCTCTGGGTCTGCTCTGTCTCGCCGGATTCACCAAAGCCGCTCAGGTTCCGTTCCAGAGCTGGCTGCTTGGAGCGATGGTTGCGCCGACTCCGGTCTCCGCACTGCTTCACTCCTCCACTATGGTTAAGGCCGGTGTATACATCGTACTGAGACTTGCTCCCGCTTACGCAGGAACCTTCCTCAGTCAGGGTATAGCACTCTGTGGCGCCTTTACCTTCCTTGCCTGTGCTGCCATTGCGATCAGCCAGAGCAACGGTAAAAAGATCCTTGCCTACTCAACTATCAGTAACCTTGGATTGATCATCTGTTGTGCCGGTCTTAATACCAGTTGGGCCATCACCGCAGCAATCATCCTGATCATCTTCCACGCAGCCTCCAAGGCCCTGCTCTTTCTGTGCGTCGGCACAATTGAGCATGGTATCGGCAGCCGCGACATCGAAGATATGCACGGCCTGTACCTCAAGATGCCCCGCACTGCGGTTATCACCATCGTGGGCGTCATGACCATGCTGCTGCCTCCCTTCGGCGTTCTGCTCGGTAAGTGGATGGCCATTGAATCCGCATCCGGTGACATGTTCGTCATCACCATGCTTGCACTTGGTAGTGCGCTTTCTCTGGTATTCTGGGCCAGATGGGCAGGTATCCTGCTCACAGCTCCCCTGCGCGACAAAGTTCCCGCAGAATCCCAGTCCGCGCTGACAAGACTCACCCTTACCGCTCTTGCCGGTATCGCTGTGGTGCTGTCTTTCTTCTCGCCTGTGATCTACACCAAGCTCATCGAGCCTATGGTCGGCAAGTCCTTTGAAATTACTGCTGGCGTATTCACATCACCCATGGGTGTTTTTGCTGTATACCCCATCTTTATCATCCTTGCTGCCGCGTTCATCTACTCATGGATTGAGACCAAGAAGTCTGCAAGCGATAAGACTTCCCAGACTTACATGTGTGGTGCCAACGTTCCTGAAGCCGGTGTTCAGTCCTTTATCGGACCCATGAACGGCCCGGTAGAACTCAAGGCAAGTAACTACTACATGAAAGAGTTCTTCGGTGAAGAAAAACTCACCCTCTGGGTCAACTTCGTTGCTCTTGCTCTCATCGTTCTTATGCTGGGAGGGGCTCTGTAA
- a CDS encoding complex I subunit 1 family protein → MKTIILIILGIVIAPVLGGLIAGLDRRVTARLQSRFGPPLLQPFYDVAKLFGKDKVVSNFWQVFCSWVYLIAAALSVGLLFAGSDLLLIFFVQAIGAVFLVMGGLSTPSPYSQVGSQRELIQVLTYEPLLILVFASIFMVTGSFRIDEILAYEQPLLIQLPLMFVVLGYALTIKLRKSPFDFSTSHHGHQELVKGMLTEFSGPYLGIIEIGHWYETIFILGICALFWHTSLVGCVLLIASTYFAELIIDNTMARMTWRWMLKYVWSIGLAMSFVNLIWLYAG, encoded by the coding sequence ATGAAAACAATCATTCTTATAATACTCGGCATCGTTATTGCGCCTGTTCTGGGCGGCCTTATTGCCGGACTTGACAGACGGGTTACTGCCCGTCTGCAATCCCGCTTCGGTCCTCCGCTCTTGCAGCCTTTTTATGATGTTGCCAAACTGTTCGGTAAAGACAAAGTCGTCAGTAACTTCTGGCAGGTATTCTGCTCATGGGTTTACCTCATTGCAGCTGCCCTGTCTGTCGGTCTTCTCTTTGCCGGAAGCGACCTGCTCCTGATCTTCTTTGTTCAGGCAATCGGTGCTGTCTTCCTGGTAATGGGCGGTCTTTCTACTCCGTCCCCTTACAGTCAGGTAGGTTCCCAGCGCGAACTGATTCAGGTCCTGACTTATGAACCTCTGCTCATCCTTGTTTTCGCATCCATTTTTATGGTTACCGGAAGCTTCAGGATCGATGAGATTCTGGCCTACGAACAGCCGCTGCTGATCCAGCTGCCGCTCATGTTTGTAGTCCTTGGTTATGCTCTGACCATCAAGCTGAGAAAATCACCTTTTGACTTCTCCACTTCCCACCACGGGCACCAGGAGCTGGTCAAAGGTATGCTTACCGAGTTCTCCGGTCCCTACCTTGGCATTATTGAAATAGGCCACTGGTACGAGACCATCTTCATCCTCGGTATTTGTGCCCTCTTCTGGCACACCAGCCTGGTAGGTTGCGTACTCTTGATCGCCTCCACCTACTTTGCAGAGCTGATCATTGATAACACAATGGCGCGCATGACCTGGCGCTGGATGCTCAAATACGTTTGGAGCATCGGTCTGGCCATGTCTTTCGTCAACCTCATCTGGCTGTACGCAGGTTAA
- a CDS encoding NADH-quinone oxidoreductase subunit B family protein yields the protein MFKKFIENSRAKSPWIMHFDCGSCNGCDIEVLACLTPLYDVERFGVVNVGNPKHADVLLVTGTVNHRNAKVLRNIYDQMPDPKGVIAIGACGLSGGIFRECYNVLGGIDKVIPVDVYVPGCPAKPEAIIDGVVTALAKFEGLKG from the coding sequence ATGTTCAAGAAATTCATTGAAAATTCACGCGCCAAGTCTCCGTGGATCATGCATTTTGACTGCGGAAGCTGCAACGGCTGCGATATCGAAGTTCTGGCATGCCTGACACCGCTGTACGACGTTGAACGTTTCGGTGTTGTCAACGTGGGTAACCCCAAACATGCCGACGTCCTTCTGGTGACCGGAACCGTCAACCACAGAAACGCAAAGGTACTGCGTAACATCTACGATCAGATGCCTGATCCTAAAGGTGTTATCGCCATCGGTGCCTGCGGTCTGTCCGGCGGTATTTTCCGCGAGTGCTACAACGTTCTTGGCGGGATCGACAAGGTTATCCCGGTTGATGTTTACGTCCCCGGTTGCCCTGCGAAACCCGAAGCCATCATCGACGGCGTGGTCACAGCCCTTGCCAAGTTTGAAGGCCTCAAAGGCTAA
- a CDS encoding NADH-quinone oxidoreductase subunit C has translation MIENQIDITLESLVGEVSKMKSDGQRMVTFSCTDIGDGQADIIYHFDKNEVLTNLRLTVDMDKPVPSISGVYFAALLIENELQDQFDIKFDGLVLDFGRKLYLDDEVTIIPMCNNTKAMKPKK, from the coding sequence ATGATTGAAAATCAGATAGATATAACTCTGGAAAGCCTGGTAGGCGAAGTCTCCAAGATGAAGAGTGACGGACAGCGCATGGTCACCTTCTCCTGCACCGACATCGGTGACGGACAGGCTGATATCATCTACCACTTTGATAAAAACGAAGTACTCACCAACTTGCGCCTGACCGTGGACATGGATAAACCCGTGCCCTCCATCAGCGGCGTGTACTTCGCAGCACTGCTCATCGAAAACGAATTACAGGACCAGTTCGACATCAAGTTCGACGGCCTTGTGCTCGATTTCGGCCGCAAGCTGTACCTTGACGACGAAGTGACCATCATCCCCATGTGTAACAACACTAAGGCGATGAAACCTAAAAAATAA
- a CDS encoding nickel-dependent hydrogenase large subunit — protein MARTIIPFGPQHPVLPEPLHVKLVVEDEIVLEAIPALGYVHRGLEKLAEIRDYHQMIQVVERVCGICSNIHSMCYCQGIEEIMGIEVPRRAEYLRTIWSELHRMHSHLLWLGLFADAFGFEALFMQFWRIRERIMDINEATTGSRVITSVNIVGGVRQDLTPEMCSWILSEVDTAVKEIKEIQNTILNDYTVCARTKGVGVLTKEQAYDLGAAGPTLRGSGVASDMRLLKYAAFDKLDFEPIVEQDGDCYARSTVRFRETLQSAELVKQAIAGLPQGDLAAPCKGNPEGEIITRVEQPRGECLYYMKGSGKKFLDRVRIRTPTFANVPPLLAMLPNCELADVPVIILSIDPCISCTER, from the coding sequence ATGGCACGTACCATCATACCTTTCGGTCCGCAGCATCCGGTTCTCCCGGAGCCGCTGCATGTGAAGCTTGTCGTGGAAGACGAGATCGTACTGGAGGCCATTCCCGCACTCGGATACGTTCACAGGGGTCTGGAAAAACTCGCTGAAATCCGCGATTACCACCAGATGATCCAGGTCGTTGAACGCGTCTGCGGTATCTGCTCCAACATCCACTCAATGTGCTATTGTCAAGGCATTGAGGAGATCATGGGAATTGAGGTTCCCAGAAGAGCCGAATACCTCCGCACCATATGGTCCGAACTTCACCGTATGCACAGCCACCTGCTCTGGCTGGGTCTCTTTGCCGATGCTTTCGGTTTTGAAGCCCTGTTCATGCAGTTCTGGCGCATCCGTGAACGCATCATGGACATCAACGAAGCAACCACAGGCAGCCGTGTAATCACATCTGTCAATATTGTGGGTGGTGTCCGTCAGGACCTGACTCCCGAGATGTGCTCCTGGATTCTTTCCGAAGTTGATACTGCGGTTAAAGAAATCAAAGAAATCCAGAACACCATTCTCAACGACTACACAGTCTGTGCCCGTACCAAGGGTGTTGGCGTTCTTACCAAAGAACAGGCCTACGACCTCGGTGCAGCAGGCCCGACCCTGCGTGGTAGCGGCGTTGCTTCTGATATGCGCCTGCTCAAATACGCAGCATTTGATAAACTCGACTTCGAACCTATCGTCGAACAGGACGGAGACTGCTATGCTCGTTCCACCGTCCGTTTCCGCGAAACCCTGCAGTCCGCTGAGCTTGTAAAACAGGCCATTGCAGGACTCCCGCAAGGTGACCTTGCAGCTCCCTGCAAAGGTAACCCCGAAGGCGAAATCATAACCCGCGTGGAACAGCCCCGCGGTGAATGCCTCTACTACATGAAAGGTAGCGGCAAGAAGTTCCTTGACAGGGTCCGCATCAGAACACCCACGTTCGCCAACGTACCGCCTCTCCTGGCGATGCTTCCGAACTGCGAACTGGCTGATGTTCCGGTTATCATTCTGTCAATCGACCCGTGCATCAGCTGCACGGAACGCTAG
- a CDS encoding 4Fe-4S dicluster domain-containing protein, whose amino-acid sequence MLNMTPTVLKNLLQKSSTRMYPIEKREPFERYRGELFNNIDECIFCKKCQIKCPSQCITVTKDKESGTGTWICDPFACVYCSICVDACPTQSLYMKPVHRAPSAERDMMEQTGKIKLPKKKAKK is encoded by the coding sequence ATGCTTAACATGACTCCCACTGTACTGAAGAACCTCCTTCAAAAAAGCTCCACTCGCATGTACCCCATCGAGAAACGCGAGCCTTTTGAACGCTACAGAGGTGAACTGTTCAATAACATTGACGAGTGCATTTTCTGCAAAAAATGCCAGATTAAATGCCCTTCACAGTGCATTACCGTCACCAAAGATAAAGAAAGCGGCACCGGAACATGGATCTGCGATCCTTTCGCATGTGTCTACTGCTCAATCTGCGTTGATGCCTGCCCGACACAGAGCCTGTACATGAAACCTGTACACCGCGCCCCGTCCGCAGAACGCGACATGATGGAACAGACCGGTAAAATCAAGCTGCCCAAGAAAAAAGCCAAGAAGTAA